GAGTGAccagaataaaataaatcctCTGTAATACAATCCAATACTACCTGCTGTGACAATAGGCCTAGTTAGGATATGGTGTTGCGATAAAGTATATAGGCTAAATATAAGGAACGATGGTGTCCCATCAATATTTTGTCCACCTCCGTTATAGCCTACTGAGACGGACAAAATATTAGCAACACAATCCAATAGTCCTAAAATTGATCAATTAGTGAATCGAGAGAATTAATAGATTTACATTATGGCTGAAACTAacaattgttttcattattgctaaatctgctgattattttcttgattatttGATTGTTTGTTGGGTTTATAAAATAGTGCCCATTACAATTTCCCACAGCCCAAGGTGAGGTCTGCTTTTATTCGACCAGCAGtttaaaacccaaatatattcaacTGACTATCATGTATGACTAAAAAGCATCAGATCCACACacttgagaagctggaaccagcacATTTCTAGTATTGCTTATTTGCTTGAAAACTGACTAAAACGATAatctgattatcaaaatagttgcagttGCAGATGATCGAGATTTAGCACCTGAATGTCTGAGTTTTGACAGTtcatcagacaaaacaagcactttgaaGAAGTCACCTCGGCTTAGGCTTGGGGAAATTGTGGTGGACATTTAATAGACTGaacaatcaatttaaaaaaataatgaattgaTATTTACAGGCCTTATCTGTCTGTCATCAGTGAACATTACAAGTACCACAAAGGTAGCATTAACTGCAGGGCTGCTTTACTAGATAGTCTTACATTTCTCTGGGCACTGGTTCTGTTGAGACTATAAAATATGTTGTGGATGTTTGAGTGAGGGTTTTGTTTCGACCACTATATTCTAATACAGTTTTCCTGAATTGGGCATGTCGTTTTTGTACTTCTAAGACTTTCCTTCTTGCCACAGTAAACACTGTTGTCTTATTGACCAATGCACCAGCTGTTTAGGCAGCAACTATCCAATATGCCAGATATTGCCTCATATACTCAACACATATACTCATACATTCTAAGCACTTAGTTGAATCAACTGTTGTCTCTCAATCCCATCAAAAACGGaacttttttattgttattgtattttaaggtttttcCAAAAAAGAGTTGTCCCCAAGAAACCCACTCTTATAAATTAGCATAAAAATTGATTAATTCGGggcagtaagagcgtgcgccccatccgtcctttgcagcggcacaGGTTCGAATtggacctgctgccctttgctgcgtgtcattccccatctctttccccttttcctgtctatccactgttaCTATCTAATAAagtgaaaagcccaaaaaaataatcttaaaaaaaaaatgtattaattcataaaacaatgaaaacttaaaaaataaataaaacatatctAAAGTAAAGCTGCCAGTTTTACTGTTTTTCCTCACAGcgtttttgcattttgtttttgcacCTTGTCTCTCTCTGGTTACCATCTAAACCTTTTCTTCCTGCTGGTTTATGTTTCGTCAAGGGAGTTGTTAACCCTGCTTGTTTCTCGTCAGGCCAGTTCAGATGGAGGTGTGTGCGGCTCCCTCACTCCTCATCACGTCCGCGCCCATTCCTCCCCTGCCTCCCTCCCAGTCAACTCACTCTCCACTCAAGCAGCAGATGTAGCAGCGATCATACCTGACGACGTGCCACTCCCCCACGGTTGGGAAATGGCCAAAACGCCTACTGGCCAACGCTATTTCCTCAAGTAAGGTCTAACTTTTGTTTATCAATGTGTTTGATCTGTCACACCGCAGGTTACTTGAAGGTTTCTACTTAGAAAGACCCAAAGACTCCTCACAGTTTCCCAAAGCTCAAGGCAATGTCTTCAAGTTCTTGCTGATTGTCCAGAAATCAAAGAGGTTCAATGAATATTCAAATTTAAAGCAGCATGTTGTCTGCATTTTTACTAGATGAATGACTGATGATTCAAGATAATTCAAATTATCAAAATGTTATCTAGATCATTAAACTGATTAATTAACCAATCATGTCTGCACTAATACTATTTTTAAATGCACTAGGAGAAGTTTCTTTAGACTTTTATTAGATTTCTGTCCTTTTACAGAAATATCCTTCTTGGATATTTTGCTCCAGAAGGAATATAATGAAAAGTGAAgggaaacaataaaaacaggcaTGTAGCAGTGCAGATATAACCAGGACTCAAAGTAATCAGTTGCATGCAAACAGAAAATGTTCCAACTAGTTTTGCAACCCGCGTGGTTTCGGTCAGTTTCATTCATGAGAGCACATAGCCTGACAGCTCACACTCCTGTCAAAGACTACTGGTAGTACAGGTAAAGCAAGTCTGAGGTTAAAACGTGCCTGAAGCTTCTTATTCATCAGGTTGCAGTGGTTTAACCGATAAAGATATGTTTAGACttgttgtgtgtttgcagtcACCTGGATAAGACAACCACTTGGCATGATCCTCGACTTTCGCAGCTTCAGTCGGCTGCAGCTCAGCATCCCATCTCTGGCACTCCGGTCCACGCCCACTCTCTCAGCAACCCAGCACCCACTACACAACCACAAAACATCAATCCAGAGACAGGTATCACTCTGCTTTTTACTCCGCCCCCCCTCTCACCAgccagtttttttaaaaagcacagaCCTGCTTTTCATAGTTCAACTCCATCAACAGTGGGCCAGGTCTTTGCTGGGTGTGATTTCTTCAGGATTTTTCTTTTGGTCTCTACATCCATGGCTCTGGTGACTTTGGTGGCAGTTATCACATTCATACTCACCCTAATGATGGAAACAGCTGTAAAACATGAGAGCATCCCACTAAATTGGGAGAAATCATAATTCTTAGAAAAGCTGTGGCGAAAGCAATTCAAACAGTTTATTCAAAcaggtgtttttcttctttagaTGCAGCCTTTATAGCTACATTGTTGTCTTTGAATAAATACCACTAGTTTCAAACTTTTTAAAGGGTCGGTTTACCCAATTTACAAAaagcattttcttaaaaaagtattttttatttatttatgctttCTTAAAACAGAAACAATAGAGAGCTGAAAAGAAATGTGAGAAGacagagatgggggatgacatgaaACAAAGGTCCCCGGCGTGTCAGGATGCAATCACATGGTCAGCATCTTAAATGATAGGTTCACAATTTTTCATTGTCTTAAAACAATAGTCAGTTGCCCATATTGACATTGAAACAGGTTTTGCTTGTTGTAATAATTCCTCCTGCTCATACTGGATAGTagtagatcctttacttaagtgaTGAGGGACAAATCCACAGTCCTAGTTCTTTGCAAAAACGTATTCAAACGTTTATCTGAAGGTAAGATAAGGGTAAGCTATCCAAATTAGCCAAAACGTGGATATCTTTCATAGTTACTGTCTTTTTAGTTCAAAATTCTACAGTATTGTTACTGTTCCTCCACTGCAGCTCAACAAAGAAACAATTGCTGTTTTGCCGGGGGTACTTGATCTGTGGATTTTCACGGACACTGGAGGCATATCAGGAAGGAATTTCATCATATCCATTATGAACAGGTGGAATGATTACAGCAAgcaaaaactgttaaaatgtaCACATTGGCACCTAAATATTGTTTAAAGACAAATTTCATTAAAtcagctataatcaatattacAGAAAGTTGTCAtccaactctgcagttcccctcagctctaccgAGCagtttagcatctttcagctcgttgttttggttttcaagCCTGCAACCTCACTGTCTTGGTTTACTCTCACTGTTCCGAAACCTTGTTTTTCGGATGCTGCAGGCCACAAATAAATCAATGCCAAAaagtttgaataaaaaaaaaagtgtttttccaGAAACAATGTTCCGGTCACTCTGGATAATCCACAGGCCTCGCTGTGAACAGTTTTTCATTGAAGCTCCTTCTACTCAAGAAATAATCCCAATGCAAACCTTTCATAATATGTGTAAttagtaattaaaaaataataatatgtggATTATCCAGAAGAATGGAGACAGTGGTTCTGTAAGGAGATGTTGCTGTTGAattttgtaattgtaatttggCTGAACGGACCCTTTAAGAGTAAAACATTTTGAATCCCTTTTTTCTATAAAGAGCAGAATTGCATACTTTATATTAATTTACTGTAGTTTTTACAGTCTCACCCACTGCATTCAGGCAAGATGCATAGTTTAGGAAAGTTTTACTCTACACAATATACTACACTGTTGCTACTTACCCACTAACATTCacttctattaaaaaaaaatctctacaAACTAGAAGCCACACAGATATTAAAGGACGTGGGTTAGAAATTTACTTTTATACTCTCAACACTCCATGCACTCCATCCACCATTTGCCTTCTCACTGTGTACTTTCACTGCTGTTCAGGTCCACTGCCTGAAGGCTGGGAGAAGGCTGTGACTGCAGATGGAGAGGTGTACTACATCGATCACATAAATAAGACCACCGCATGGGTCGACCCGCGTCTAGGTAGCACACTATCAAATTTGTGTCTCCTGAATTGACAATTCTTGTTTGTCAATGAGAAGCATTTTGTTCCAATGTCCACCATCAGAAGTTGCTGTTTGGCAACTAAAATAAGAAAGATCGCCAAGTTTCCCTCATATATGTCATTGCTGAAATGTTTAAACTTGTGGAAATATTTACTTAACtgtcaaaatgttctttttttatgttccAGCCCAGAAGATGAACCCTGGCATCCTTGGCTTGGCACTGCAGCAAAGGCAGGAAAAGGAAAGGCTCAGATGCAAACAAGGCCTCCCTCAACAAATCACACAGGTCAGAGGTTAAATAAAACTACTTGGATGTGCCACCCCAAAACTCTAGCATTTCTGGTTGTTATCAACCAGTAATACCAGTTGTATTAGGCTGTATATTCAGTTCAGATTTAACAGTCATTAAATCCTTGTTTCATATAAACACAGTTTTGCATGACATTAtacaagcgtgtgtgtgtgtgtttgtgctgaagGAGGCAGGAGGAAGGAACCAGATGCCCGGTGGGATGGACCATGacaggaacacacagacacttgtCCCTTCTCTGGATGTCAGGATCAGAGCCTCAAACCACGAACCCACACTTAATGGGTGACTTCATGTTTAATATTATTTTCATGTACTGTAGATCTCGTTTTATTGTAgtgtttactgtcacagagctgtGGTCATTCATTATTCATAACCTTTACTTAAAGTAAAAACAGTAACACAGTGTAGAAATAATCAATGAAAAGCTACTTTTCTTGAGTAAAAGTTATCTAAAGAATATCCACTTTCACACTGTTACCCTAATAGTATATCTTTCAATCTCGCTGCCAGCAGTTTTCACAAAAAATCTGTTAGAAAGCTGTGCCAGTGAAAACTAAGAATTATTGTTATAAGTGTACCGTCCGtttaatgcagttttttgttacagttttttaacaGATGATGTTAGATATAAAGGAatgttaacgtgtgtgtgtgtgtgtgtgttcttgtgcaGCGCTCACTCTCGCAACGAGAGCACTGACAGCGGCCTGAGCGTAAGCAGCTTACCCCGCACATCGGACCACGTGTTGAGCTCTGTGGATCACATGGACACTGGtaatacatgtacacacacaaacatgcacacgcatgcacacaaagTGATCATCCCTCCataaacatatatatgtatgtatgtgtgtgtatgtatatgtatatatatgtatatatatatatatatatatatatatatatatatatatatatatatatatatatatatatatatatacatagacagtggcaaacgccctgcaacttcagaaaacacatgcaaatagacaaacgcgctgcaattaaaaaaacgatgcaaaaagaaaagcaaaccccgaaaataggcaaattaagaaaacaacttcattaatttgacaacacgtgCAGGattcagcaaaaaaaacgatgcaaaaagaaaagcaaaccccgaaaaaagaagcgatgcaaaaagaaaaacaacttcattaatttgacaacacatgcgcagcattcagcaaacacgattcaaatacacacaacacaaccaaatacataaacgcgatgcgaataaaaaactatgcaaaaagaaaagcacacaaacccgaaaacaaatgcaacaaaaaaacgctgcatccagattccacaacggaagttccagacctctagagggaacagctaatcagctggattttcgaccccttttctgcctttttattagagtctggtatggctgcatagtaaaaagagagctcctgtctcatgcccttattaataacataatataatatattagtaatatacagtctgctcccgtctcagccgggaggctggtgccgtgctcaagcttcgacttttcaaaataaagcttGCGTTTGGTTGGCTcgtcttcctttggtgttttggatgttttttgaactaaacagtacgccaatcatgctaatgaatacaataactttttcagcagatgtcttacttacaacacaatggagcaagcaaagcagtATTGTCTTTATGTGCAGGTGGGATTTATACGTAAATTGGCTGGTtaactaaacagggagggactattttaaatagtctattttttgtatttcaagagcgtattgctccacaatatacagattggtcacttattttgttgtataatcacaatattacacagtctatgagagagagagagagagagagagagagagagagagagagagagagagagagagagagagagagagagagagagagagagagagagagagagagagagagagacatttaatctcagaacggtgtgcaacggtgagatcatagactgtaaatatttagtctatgtttgagatatgttttgtctcatttggtgggtgtgtctcggctcgggtcacaggtgatactcaatcagcagagacgtgtctctaaacttgtggtaataaaacatttaaaactgcatcagTGTTTAACGTTGACGTTTGTTTAAGCCACATTAAATAAGAGGGTTTAATTTCCAGGTCCGAAAGCGCATCACTGAAGTGTAGACCTCCCtcaagtgtaatattgtgattataaaacaaaataagtgaccaatctgtattcatattgtggagcaattcgctcttgaaatacaaaaaacagactataatccctccctgtttagtaaaccagccaatttaccgtgggatttatcaaactgaataaatccagcctgcacataaagacaaaactgctttgcttgctccattgtgttgtaagtaagacatctgctgaaaaagttattgtattcattagcatgattggcgtactgtttagttcaaaaacatccaaaacaccaaaggaagacgagccgaccaaacgcgagcttttattttgaaaagtcgagcTCGAAAGACGGCACCAGCCTCCCGGCTGAGacgggagcatagactgtatattactaatatattatattatattattaataagagcctgagacaggagttctcttttactatgcagccatacccgactctaataaaaaggcagaaaaggggtcataaatccagctgattagcttttccctctagaggtctggaacttccgttgtggaatctggatgcagcgtttttttgttgcatttgttttcggggtttgtgtgcttttctttttgcatcgttttttatttgcatcgcatttctgtattttgttgtgttgtgtgtatttgcatcgcgtttgctgaatgctgcgcatgtgttgtcatattaatgaagttgtttttctttttgcatcgcttcttttttcggggtttgcttttctttttgcatcgttttttaattgcagcgcgtttgtatatttggttgtgttgtgtgtatttgcagcacgtttgctgaatgctgcacatgtgttgtcaaattaatgaagttgttttcttaatttgcttgtgttttgtctatttgcatgtgttttctgaagttgcagggcgtttgcccctgtcggccaccgtatcTTAGAGTATATGTGTCACACATTTAGCCAGTGATAATTCCATGATATTGGCTTATTTAGCTCTCATACTTTAATGTATTTATCTTAGAACTTAGAACAAGGGGACTCCTTTAGAAATTGGTTGTAAAATTTGACTTTTGCACTGGCCTTCCAGTAGTTATAAGGTATAAATcatagtaaaaaaataatttcttgtcGGTCCCTGATTTTGAGAAAATGCCAATCCAAATTCCTCCCAGCTCACTGGACATATTTACTTCTCAACAGTTCAGTCATTTTTATATTCTTCTCTGACTTATTCTAGGTGATTCCGGCGACACCTCCTCAATGACCCTACAGGAGTCGATGCCTGTGCTCCCGATGTCTGAGGGCGAGGAGCTAATGCCTTGCATCCCCGAGGGTCTCAGTTCAGACCTTCTGATGGACATGGAGACTGTTCTCTCTGGGTCGCATATGGACAGAGACAGCCTGCTCACCTGGCTATAGACACACCCAGCCACTGCCCCAAATAGGGTTTGACATCAAATCTTCAAACATGACTTGAGAGAATTCTGAAGAATCTTTGGCTTCAAAAGTGGTACAGAACAACATTACTGAGAGAATATGCTACTGCTGTGTGATGGATACCTAACACTACTCGCACCCTGAGGAATGAAAAACCTGACTCTCACAGAAGGTGGTAAGCTGCTGGTGttctcctctttttttgtcCTGGTTTTACAGAGATTCATGACAGAGCATCCATATTTTTACAACACTCCTTTCTTTTTAGTCATCAACTTCAGATGATGCTCTCCATGTCTTTGGTGAAGTGAGTCACAGCTAATTTTAGAGTAcagctttcttttattatcccaATTTGGGTAATCGTAATTGtggcaaacatttaaaaacacaatttaataTCAATGAAGTCTGCATGTCACAGttacataaatgtaaaaaatatgcGTTCTAATTACATAAAAGTTACTCAAAAGATCATATCCACATTGCCCTCTGTAACCTGATATAGTTTGTGGGATAAAAGAGCAACATGTGGTGCTACTACCTCTGTTGTTCTGAAGAAGCGTCAGGTCTGAGAGCAAGAGATGAATCAAAGAATTTATCTGGATTTACACTACATTGGTAACATAAAACCAAAAATCCCTGCTCGAAATAATCAAATCTCACATTACCACTGCTACACAGAAACATCAGGGGGGAGAGGACGCACCCTTGTGGTAAGCCAGCAGAAGAACACTAACACGATTTTTTACTCTCAAACTTTTAGTTACACAAGCCAAAAAACAGTATTATAACCCTCATCAGAGTCACTTACAAGTCTGTGTGGAATACCTTTGAGGTTTTCCATAATTAGATTAAGGAGGATACTCTTTATCTTTGGTCACAGAGGAGACTTCTTTCCTAACAAATGCCTGTTAAAAGCCTTCACATTTAGAGAAATAAAGGGCTTAGTCTTAACTTTGTGCACTAAAACTACAATAAAGTGTATGTTTAGGATCTCTCTTTAAGGAACGCTGGAATATAAAGAGGATGTCTACAGTAACTGAACGTATGTTCAGTATAATGCAATCCAACACAATACAGCATCTCCCCCAGGAAAGGCATGATACATTTATTTAGTAGATGAAGGCCAAAACCACAGCCACACTAGATATATGTCATTGCTGTGTGAAATAGCATTATTTTATAAAAGTGGCTTGATTTTATTAACCAGCCTACCACCCTGCAGGAAAACCCTGCTATAAAATCATGAAGTTactaatattcagtttttgttaaaactgttataatttttgttgtttgtattgGATTGCATTTTATTGTCAAGTGTTCCAGTCATTTTGTCCACTCCAGCATTGAATATAAGCTTCACAAAGGTAGTATTTATTGGAGATTTGTTTTATTGGATTGCATGATATTGTACAGTTGTAATATTATTATGTGCACCCCTTGTTTAAGAAATGATGCCACATTTGCCATCAGGGCTTGGACGT
This genomic interval from Perca flavescens isolate YP-PL-M2 chromosome 13, PFLA_1.0, whole genome shotgun sequence contains the following:
- the LOC114567108 gene encoding transcriptional coactivator YAP1 isoform X2 — protein: MDAHRGAPPAGQQIVHVRGDSQTELEALFSAVMNPSKSSRQPPSLPMRMRKLPDSFFRQPDSRGHSRQASSDGGVCGSLTPHHVRAHSSPASLPVNSLSTQAADVAAIIPDDVPLPHGWEMAKTPTGQRYFLNHLDKTTTWHDPRLSQLQSAAAQHPISGTPVHAHSLSNPAPTTQPQNINPETAQKMNPGILGLALQQRQEKERLRCKQGLPQQITQEAGGRNQMPGGMDHDRNTQTLVPSLDVRIRASNHEPTLNGAHSRNESTDSGLSVSSLPRTSDHVLSSVDHMDTGDSGDTSSMTLQESMPVLPMSEGEELMPCIPEGLSSDLLMDMETVLSGSHMDRDSLLTWL
- the LOC114567108 gene encoding transcriptional coactivator YAP1 isoform X1 translates to MDAHRGAPPAGQQIVHVRGDSQTELEALFSAVMNPSKSSRQPPSLPMRMRKLPDSFFRQPDSRGHSRQASSDGGVCGSLTPHHVRAHSSPASLPVNSLSTQAADVAAIIPDDVPLPHGWEMAKTPTGQRYFLNHLDKTTTWHDPRLSQLQSAAAQHPISGTPVHAHSLSNPAPTTQPQNINPETGPLPEGWEKAVTADGEVYYIDHINKTTAWVDPRLAQKMNPGILGLALQQRQEKERLRCKQGLPQQITQEAGGRNQMPGGMDHDRNTQTLVPSLDVRIRASNHEPTLNGAHSRNESTDSGLSVSSLPRTSDHVLSSVDHMDTGDSGDTSSMTLQESMPVLPMSEGEELMPCIPEGLSSDLLMDMETVLSGSHMDRDSLLTWL